In the Mya arenaria isolate MELC-2E11 chromosome 11, ASM2691426v1 genome, one interval contains:
- the LOC128208692 gene encoding neuronal acetylcholine receptor subunit alpha-6-like has product MTWNPADYGGLNEITIPSDMVWKPMIILTSAVGEIVPIGIDANWLPVRFHFSGIAAWSPGESISSNCPMNVKYFPFDTQVCEFMFIPWGFKPNEVVIRKQNDVVQNDLFSENGQWEFLESEIKTDTQPGYSSITAHIRLQRRSAFFLVNFVFPVVFITLLNLLVFCLPVESGERMSFTVTVLLAVAVFMTIVAANLPKNSKDSALIGYFFLLNMAQDALIVIETAISIIAFYKTGEVPRPLNVF; this is encoded by the exons ATGACGTGGAATCCCGCTGATTACGGTGGTTTGAATGAAATCACTATACCGTCAGACATGGTTTGGAAACCAATGATAATTCTCACGAGCGCCGTCGGAGAAATTGTGCCGATAGGGATAGATGCCAATTGGTTGCCCGTCAGGTTTCATTTCAGCGGGATTGCAGCATGGTCACCAGGAGAAAGTATCAGCTCCAACTGCCCAATGAACGTGAAGTATTTTCCTTTTGATACACAGGTTTGTGAATTTATGTTCATACCCTGGGGCTTTAAACCGAACGAGGTAGTAATTCGGAAGCAAAATGACGTCGTGCAAAATGACTTATTCTCGGAAAACGGGCAGTGGGAATTCTTAGAGTCGGAGATAAAAACGGACACTCAACCTGGTTATTCGTCCATAACAGCGCATATTCGACTTCAGCGCCGATCAGCGTTTTTTCTCGTCAATTTTGTGTTCCCTGTTGTTTTTATTACGCTGTTAAATCTGCTGGTGTTTTGCCTTCCCGTCGAAAGCGGAGAGAGAATGTCGTTTACAGTCACAGTTCTGCTGGCAGTGGCCGTGTTTATGACCATTGTAGCAGCCAATCTCCCAAAGAATTCCAAAGACTCTGCACTCATTGGCTATTTTTTCCTGCTAAATATGGCGCAAGATGCACTTATTGTGATCGAAACCGCAATCAGCATTATTGCATTCTACAAAACTGGAGAAGTTCCCAGACCATTG AATGTGTTTTAA